Proteins from a genomic interval of Rhipicephalus microplus isolate Deutch F79 chromosome 6, USDA_Rmic, whole genome shotgun sequence:
- the LOC119167178 gene encoding uncharacterized protein LOC119167178 has product MRIILIPLLAYQQVIFFVPVDAKGGISDCYSMPNEDDECEAEVNRWYYNRDEKKCVNFMYGECARGSNNFDSDDACMQACKNAGGGPVTPQRPVWPPKGPTKGPSKGHPPWNKKPRPPGKGPQDENETGSGGWPTKGQVSGGWKPQKRPQRPHWPPRRPPKKWPAPPSKKPGHGHCGARMRKNKGCDYEGMWFNNAPFVTCSRVRKGGCPTVGAFFASCEECMGACYRHRIKQCQYMT; this is encoded by the exons ATGAGGATTATCTTAATACCTCTCCTTGCCTACCAGCAAGTCATTTTCTTTGTGCCAGTCGATG CAAAAGGAGGGATATCAGATTGCTACTCGATGCCTAACGAAGACGATGAATGTGAGGCTGAGGTCAATAGATGGTATTACAACAGGGACGAAAAAAAATGTGTGAATTTTATGTACGGTGAATGTGCACGGGGAAGTAATAACTTCGACAGCGACGATGCCTGTATGCAGGCTTGCAAGA ACGCCGGTGGTGGCCCAGTGACTCCGCAACGTCCTGTATGGCCGCCAAAGGGTCCAACAAAGGGACCCTCCAAAGGCCATCCACCCTGGAATAAAAAACCGAGGCCGCCCGGTAAAG GCCCACAAGACGAAAATGAGACGGGATCTGGTGGCTGGCCAACGAAGGGACAAGTGTCAGGGGGATGGAAACCACAGAAACGTCCGCAGAGACCCCACTGGCCACCACGAAGACCACCGAAAAAATGGCCTGCGCCAC CTTCGAAAAAACCTGGTCATGGACACTGCGGTGCAAGGATGAGAAAGAATAAAGGATGCGATTACGAGGGCATGTGGTTTAACAATGCACCTTTTGTGACTTGCAGTCGTGTGCGAAAAGGGGGCTGCCCAACAGTTGGCGCGTTCTTCGCATCGTGCGAAGAATGCATGGGGGCATGTTATC GTCACCGTATCAAGCAGTGCCAATACATGACCTGA
- the LOC119167923 gene encoding uncharacterized protein LOC119167923 — protein sequence MRIPLLPFFACYNVMYLAPVKVRAAAQGCFRMPSEGDDCDTQTDRWYYNKDELTCLNFMYGDCPQPGNNFASVQECENACKGAGKGPPQVPLPPSRPPQRGGTKPPKGKWPPGGGGQPQKPWRPSGRPVRPPKKRPSSKGPEEENETVAKRPGGGRWPRPRPRPRPRPPKPPSKHPGRGSCAARLRRKKGCSGYEGMWFNNGAFMSCSRVKEGYCPTVGEFFASCEECMSKCRPRQLKQCQYMT from the exons ATGAGAATCCCCCTGCTACCTTTCTTTGCCTGCTACAATGTCATGTACTTGGCACCGGTTAAAG TGCGagcagcagcacaaggctgctTCAGGATGCCGTCAGAAGGCGACGACTGTGACACACAAACAGATAGATGGTATTACAACAAAGACGAACTGACATGCTTGAATTTCATGTACGGAGATTGTCCGCAACCTGGCAACAACTTTGCATCCGTGCAGGAATGTGAGAATGCTTGCAAGG GCGCAGGAAAAGGACCACCACAGGTCCCTTTGCCTCCTTCAAGGCCACCACAAAGAGGCG GAACCAAGCCACCAAAAGGGAAAtggccacctggtggtggtggtcagCCGCAAAAGCCTTGGAGGCCATCGGGAAGACCAGTTCGTCCTCCAAAGAAACGGCCATCATCGAAAG GGCCCGAAGAAGAAAATGAGACCGTGGCGAAACGACCTGGAGGGGGTAGATGGCCACGGCCGAGACCACGTCCGAGACCTCGTCCGCCAAAGCCGC CTTCGAAACATCCAGGAAGGGGAAGCTGCGCGGCAAGACTGAGGAGGAAAAAGGGCTGCTCTGGTTACGAAGGCATGTGGTTCAACAATGGTGCTTTCATGAGTTGCTCTCGTGTGAAAGAAGGGTACTGCCCAACAGTCGGCGAATTTTTCGCATCGTGCGAAGAATGCATGAGTAAATGTCGAC CGCGACAACTCAAGCAATGCCAGTACATGACCTGA